One segment of Rhipicephalus sanguineus isolate Rsan-2018 chromosome 6, BIME_Rsan_1.4, whole genome shotgun sequence DNA contains the following:
- the LOC119397228 gene encoding uncharacterized protein LOC119397228 → MKFHLCLAGIKLLILIVATGASRGPNKLQRDVPDSFKIFQAFENPIGIADTNNDTILECLSARRAEIDPETQTATYVWSLVAEDGKGRTYIPFYHSPGNTPDETRFTIGSKNRPRATGHFLYTDYKNCAILELPYRGDQCTLWVSKAVRDSIPDVCMEHYADVCGDGAPIYDKDMCKDAYN, encoded by the exons ATGAAGTTCCACTTGTGTCTCGCTGGTATCAAGCTTCTGATCCTAATCGTTGCTACGGGAGCTTCTCGAGGACCGAACAAGCTACAACGAGACGTCCCAGACTCCTTcaag ATATTTCAAGCGTTTGAAAATCCCATCGGAATCGCAGACACCAACAACGACACTATCCTAGAGTGCCTGTCTGCTCGTAGAGCTGAGATTGATCCGGAGACACAGACTGCTACGTACGTGTGGTCACTGGTCGCAGAGGACGGCAAAGGAAG GACGTACATTCCTTTTTATCACAGTCCAGGAAATACACCTGATGAAACACGATTTACTATCGGATCAA AAAACCGTCCCCGTGCAACTGGCCACTTCCTTTACACCGACTACAAGAACTGCGCTATTCTAGAACTGCCGTACCGCGGAGATC AATGCACACTTTGGGTATCCAAGGCCGTGCGCGACTCCATTCCCGACGTCTGCATGGAACACTACGCCGATGTATGCGGTGATGGCGCCCCTATTTACGATAAGGATATGTGCAAGGACGCCTACAACTAG